From the Psychrobacillus sp. FSL K6-4046 genome, one window contains:
- the fumC gene encoding class II fumarate hydratase → MSYRIERDSMGEIKVPQDSLWGAQTQRSKENFKIGTEKMPIGVVHGLALLKKSAAIVSHSLGNLSEVKKDAIAAAADEILAGKLDHHFPLVVWQTGSGTQSNMNVNEVIANRGNQLLEEKGSEERLHPNDDVNKSQSSNDTFPTALHIAGVLAVEKELLPAIDVLKETLGKKSEQFMEIIKIGRTHLQDATPLSLGQEFSGWHRMLEKSSKMINTAVEDMKELAVGGTAVGTGLNAPKGFGDLVAAEISKELGIEFTSAKNKFHALTSYDDVVYVHGAVKALAADLMKIANDVRLLASGPRSGIGEISIPENEPGSSIMPGKVNPTQSEAMTMVVAQVMGNDTSISFAASQGNYQLNVFKPVIIHNFLQSVRLLSDAIISFNNNCAVGIEPNLETIKHHVNNSLMLVTALNPYIGYENAAKIAKHAHKNGTTLKEAAIELELLTADKFDEIVRPEKMI, encoded by the coding sequence ATGTCTTATCGTATTGAACGTGATTCTATGGGAGAAATTAAAGTTCCACAAGATAGTCTTTGGGGAGCTCAAACACAAAGATCTAAAGAAAACTTTAAAATTGGTACAGAAAAAATGCCAATTGGCGTAGTACATGGATTAGCTCTATTAAAGAAATCAGCGGCAATCGTTAGTCATTCTCTTGGTAATCTATCAGAAGTAAAAAAAGATGCTATCGCAGCTGCAGCTGATGAAATACTAGCAGGAAAGCTAGACCATCATTTTCCATTAGTTGTTTGGCAAACTGGTAGTGGTACGCAGTCTAATATGAATGTTAACGAAGTCATTGCCAATAGAGGTAATCAGCTATTAGAGGAAAAAGGTAGTGAAGAGAGACTTCACCCAAATGATGATGTAAACAAATCCCAAAGCTCTAACGATACTTTCCCCACTGCACTTCATATTGCTGGAGTACTCGCAGTCGAAAAAGAGTTATTGCCTGCAATTGACGTTTTAAAAGAGACGTTGGGTAAAAAATCTGAACAGTTTATGGAAATCATTAAAATTGGACGTACGCATTTACAAGATGCAACGCCACTGTCTCTTGGCCAAGAATTCAGTGGGTGGCATAGAATGCTTGAAAAGTCTTCTAAAATGATTAATACAGCAGTGGAAGATATGAAAGAGCTTGCAGTTGGAGGTACAGCTGTAGGTACCGGTTTGAATGCTCCAAAAGGTTTTGGTGATTTAGTAGCAGCAGAAATTTCTAAAGAGCTAGGAATAGAATTTACTTCAGCTAAGAATAAATTCCATGCTTTGACAAGCTATGATGACGTTGTTTATGTACACGGTGCTGTGAAGGCACTTGCAGCTGATTTAATGAAGATTGCTAATGATGTACGTTTACTTGCAAGTGGTCCTCGTTCTGGTATCGGAGAGATCTCTATTCCGGAAAATGAACCAGGAAGCTCTATTATGCCTGGTAAAGTAAATCCTACTCAAAGTGAAGCAATGACGATGGTAGTAGCACAAGTTATGGGGAATGATACTTCAATCAGTTTTGCAGCAAGCCAAGGGAACTATCAATTAAATGTCTTCAAGCCTGTAATTATTCATAACTTCTTACAATCCGTTCGCTTATTAAGTGATGCCATTATTAGCTTCAATAATAACTGTGCAGTAGGGATTGAACCAAACTTAGAAACAATTAAACATCATGTTAATAATTCTCTAATGCTTGTAACTGCTTTGAATCCATACATTGGCTATGAGAATGCTGCAAAAATTGCTAAGCATGCACACAAAAATGGTACAACTCTAAAAGAAGCAGCTATCGAATTAGAGCTGCTAACTGCTGACAAGTTTGATGAAATTGTTA
- a CDS encoding HD-GYP domain-containing protein yields MILTKEQIHDIREKQSLPRVVTDKTITTYIGSSDDISYALYTLTPASTTWIYSNPCNESNYVEKYYILAGSLKIVYWNQHKILRPGDLLDLVMLNTLITCQAKEEVHILIEMTKKYFTQNFMERGIIHRDALRIQEVDGYTYHHCARIRDYSIELWKRMNLKSKGVRRLSIGSYFHDIGKLAIPIEILNKPGKLTEDEWKVVKMHTTLGAEMMKNHEISCIREAAFIVEQHHERYDGKGYPFGLMGEEISLEASIVSVVDAFDAMTTNRVYRGAMTFEDAILEIKRGRGTQFNPKVLDEFLEMLQEKNNQW; encoded by the coding sequence ATGATACTTACAAAAGAACAAATTCACGATATTAGAGAAAAGCAGAGTCTACCTAGGGTAGTTACTGATAAAACAATTACAACTTATATTGGAAGCTCAGACGATATTTCTTATGCGCTTTATACACTCACCCCTGCAAGCACTACCTGGATTTATTCTAACCCATGTAATGAAAGCAATTACGTAGAAAAATATTATATTTTAGCTGGCAGTTTAAAAATAGTGTACTGGAACCAACATAAAATACTTCGGCCAGGTGATCTACTAGATTTAGTCATGCTAAATACGCTAATTACTTGTCAGGCAAAGGAAGAAGTGCACATTTTAATAGAAATGACTAAAAAATATTTTACCCAAAACTTCATGGAGAGAGGAATTATTCATCGCGATGCTCTCCGTATTCAAGAAGTGGATGGTTATACTTATCATCATTGCGCACGGATAAGAGATTATTCGATTGAACTTTGGAAAAGAATGAACTTAAAAAGTAAAGGAGTTCGAAGGTTAAGTATAGGCTCCTATTTTCATGATATTGGTAAGCTCGCCATTCCTATAGAGATTCTAAATAAACCTGGAAAACTAACAGAAGATGAATGGAAAGTAGTTAAGATGCACACTACTTTAGGGGCTGAAATGATGAAAAATCATGAAATTTCTTGTATTCGGGAAGCTGCTTTTATTGTCGAACAGCATCATGAAAGGTATGATGGAAAAGGGTATCCTTTTGGACTGATGGGGGAAGAAATTTCCTTAGAAGCTTCTATCGTCTCTGTTGTAGATGCATTTGATGCAATGACCACTAATCGGGTTTACCGTGGGGCAATGACCTTTGAAGACGCTATCCTCGAAATAAAGAGAGGTAGAGGAACTCAATTTAATCCAAAGGTGCTAGATGAATTTCTCGAAATGTTGCAAGAAAAAAATAATCAGTGGTAA
- a CDS encoding inorganic phosphate transporter, which produces MDTIFILTILVVFFALAFDFINGFHDTANAIATSVSTRALKPKVAVYMAAIMNFVGALTFTGVAKTITKDIVDPFTLQNGSLIILAALLSAIIWNLVTWYYGIPSSSSHTLIGSIAGAAISAAGFGVLNYDGFTNILIALVVSPFLALAVGFLMMSLFKVIFKRGSLYGTNKRFRIFQIGTAALQSFTHGTNDAQKAMGIITMALIAAQWQATDDIQLWVRIAAATAMGLGTSIGGYKIIKTVGGKIMKIRPINGAAADLSSAMIIFGATTIHLPVSTTHVISSAIMGVGAAQRVKGVKWGVAKKIVLTWIITLPISAIVAAIIFQVLNLLF; this is translated from the coding sequence ATGGATACTATTTTTATATTAACGATCCTAGTTGTGTTTTTTGCCCTTGCCTTTGACTTTATCAATGGTTTCCATGATACCGCAAACGCAATTGCCACTTCTGTTTCAACAAGAGCTTTAAAACCAAAAGTTGCAGTTTACATGGCCGCTATTATGAACTTTGTGGGTGCTCTAACTTTTACAGGGGTTGCTAAAACAATTACGAAGGATATTGTCGATCCTTTTACACTTCAAAACGGATCATTAATTATTTTGGCAGCTTTACTTTCAGCGATTATTTGGAACTTAGTTACCTGGTATTACGGAATTCCATCTAGCTCATCTCATACCCTAATTGGTTCTATTGCAGGGGCAGCTATCTCTGCGGCAGGGTTTGGAGTTTTAAATTATGATGGGTTCACTAATATCTTGATAGCTTTAGTCGTATCACCATTTCTTGCTTTAGCAGTTGGATTTTTAATGATGTCACTATTTAAGGTGATTTTTAAACGAGGAAGCCTTTATGGGACAAACAAAAGATTTCGTATCTTCCAAATAGGAACAGCAGCACTTCAATCGTTTACCCATGGTACAAATGATGCCCAAAAAGCAATGGGGATTATAACGATGGCCCTTATTGCTGCACAATGGCAAGCTACAGACGACATCCAGCTTTGGGTTCGTATTGCAGCAGCAACTGCGATGGGTCTTGGTACATCTATCGGTGGCTATAAAATCATTAAAACTGTTGGTGGTAAGATCATGAAAATCCGCCCTATTAATGGGGCAGCAGCTGACTTATCGTCTGCTATGATTATTTTTGGTGCTACAACCATTCATTTACCAGTTTCTACAACACACGTTATTTCTTCCGCTATTATGGGGGTTGGAGCAGCTCAGCGTGTGAAGGGTGTAAAATGGGGAGTCGCTAAAAAAATTGTATTAACTTGGATTATTACTCTACCGATATCTGCCATAGTAGCAGCTATCATCTTCCAAGTCTTAAATTTACTCTTTTAA
- a CDS encoding pentapeptide repeat-containing protein produces the protein MKITSPKLNENPEQINLNEALQEDYYISNSTVCSLEGIEESEGKIIFDQVLFKQASFVDLHLYQVEFIDCIFEKCDLSNVVMEQAVFHRVEFLACKLFGANFADARLTDVRVCENHANYLNLSFSKLKKVSFNNCTLNHADFIDATLQHIEFEACEIDEANFTDTSLDGVDLSSTTYENLLVSLEDLKGCTVSMEQAIGFAKSLGVIIKE, from the coding sequence GTGAAAATTACATCTCCAAAACTCAATGAGAACCCAGAACAAATTAATTTAAACGAAGCTTTACAAGAGGATTATTATATTTCCAACTCCACTGTTTGTTCGCTTGAAGGTATTGAGGAATCAGAAGGAAAGATAATCTTTGATCAAGTACTTTTCAAACAAGCTTCCTTTGTGGATTTACATTTATACCAAGTGGAATTTATAGATTGTATTTTTGAAAAATGTGATCTTTCTAATGTAGTAATGGAACAGGCAGTATTTCATCGAGTGGAATTCTTAGCGTGTAAGCTCTTTGGAGCAAATTTTGCGGATGCGAGGCTAACTGATGTGAGAGTTTGTGAAAACCATGCGAACTACCTGAATCTAAGTTTTTCTAAGTTGAAAAAGGTATCCTTTAATAACTGTACATTAAATCATGCAGACTTTATTGATGCCACCTTACAGCATATTGAATTCGAAGCATGTGAAATAGATGAGGCTAACTTTACGGATACATCTTTAGATGGGGTTGACTTGAGCAGCACTACATATGAAAACCTATTAGTATCCCTTGAGGATTTAAAAGGCTGCACAGTTTCCATGGAACAAGCTATAGGATTTGCCAAATCGTTAGGAGTGATTATAAAAGAGTAA
- a CDS encoding beta-carotene 15,15'-monooxygenase, whose translation MVYRKTQTANIALAFLLLVLLSNFLVYRPQVQDFFSLQLNSGVAIGSLIDLAIVAPLLVYAIFKISFKQVMGLMVGGLVIARFFIPSELFSPFKGILYLGIALEALLILAELSLIFLVIYKTPKIKASMTEMKTSPLFSLIPSIKQVVTKNILIRIIVSELLMFYYAIFTWKKKAPSHPNIVTLHKKTSYIAFNVMIIHAIIIETIGLHWWLHDKSILLSFVLLVFNIYSVFYFLADIQVTRLHPAEIKNGNLYVTQGLSARIVVPLHLIKNVEWGVAVPDKHTLQFMYRDFEPLEPQALIHLHEPIEATMFMGKEKVVTQFAIRVDEPQRLREILETT comes from the coding sequence ATGGTTTATCGAAAAACACAGACTGCGAATATAGCCTTAGCTTTTTTGCTGCTAGTACTTCTTTCTAATTTTCTAGTGTATCGACCACAAGTGCAGGATTTCTTTTCACTTCAGCTTAATAGCGGAGTTGCTATTGGGTCTCTTATAGATTTAGCAATTGTTGCACCTTTACTCGTTTATGCAATCTTTAAGATTTCCTTCAAACAAGTAATGGGTCTTATGGTTGGAGGATTAGTTATTGCTAGATTTTTTATACCTTCCGAATTGTTTTCCCCGTTTAAAGGAATTCTATATCTGGGAATTGCTTTGGAAGCACTTTTGATCTTGGCAGAGTTAAGTTTAATATTTTTGGTCATCTATAAAACCCCAAAAATTAAAGCTTCCATGACGGAAATGAAAACTTCGCCATTGTTTAGCCTAATACCTTCTATTAAACAGGTAGTTACAAAAAATATTCTTATACGTATAATCGTTTCTGAACTTTTAATGTTTTATTATGCAATTTTTACGTGGAAAAAGAAGGCCCCTAGTCATCCAAATATAGTTACTTTACACAAAAAAACAAGCTACATTGCTTTTAATGTAATGATTATACATGCAATTATTATAGAAACAATTGGGCTTCATTGGTGGCTACACGACAAATCGATTCTCCTGTCATTCGTGTTATTGGTCTTTAATATTTATAGTGTTTTCTATTTCCTAGCTGATATCCAAGTAACACGTTTACACCCCGCAGAGATAAAAAACGGTAACCTGTATGTGACACAAGGACTTAGTGCTCGAATTGTTGTCCCGCTACATCTAATTAAGAATGTAGAATGGGGTGTGGCTGTTCCGGATAAGCACACACTTCAATTTATGTATCGTGATTTTGAACCATTAGAACCCCAAGCCTTAATCCACTTGCATGAACCTATAGAGGCGACAATGTTCATGGGGAAGGAAAAAGTAGTTACGCAGTTTGCCATCCGAGTAGATGAACCACAAAGGCTGAGGGAAATATTAGAAACAACGTAA
- a CDS encoding flotillin family protein, with translation MGLEMLVVIGVVVFVVLIMLAVYITKYKTVGPDEALIVTGSYLGSKNVHTDDSGNRIKIIRGGGTFVFPVFQQSEPLSLLSSKLEVTTPEVYTEQGVPVMADGTAIIKIGGSISEIATAAEQFLGKSKQDRENEAKEVLEGHLRSILGSMTVEEIYKNRDKFSQEVQRVASQDLAKMGLIIVSFTIKDVRDKNGYLDSLGKPRIAQVKRDADIATAEAEKETRIKRAMASKEAQKAEIERATEIAEAEKDNLLKVAEYRREQDIAKARADQAYELETARSKQEVTEQEMQIQIIERQKQIELEEKEILRREKQYDSEVKKKADADRYAIEQNAAASKSREMAEADAEKYRIEAKAKADAEKVRLDGLAKADSQRAQGESEADIIRLKGLAEAEAKQKIAEAFDLYGQAAVLDMVVKMLPEYAKQIASPLSNIDKITVVDTGGGEGGGANKVTSYATNLMSTLQETLKASSGIDVKNMLENYAGKGNIRPSIEQLTQEVKKANEETKVREVQEV, from the coding sequence ATGGGCTTGGAAATGTTAGTTGTAATAGGGGTTGTTGTATTCGTAGTTTTAATCATGCTGGCTGTCTATATAACCAAATATAAAACGGTTGGTCCTGATGAAGCCTTAATCGTTACAGGGAGCTACTTAGGCTCTAAAAATGTTCATACAGATGACTCGGGCAATCGCATTAAGATTATTAGAGGTGGCGGTACATTCGTATTTCCTGTATTCCAGCAAAGTGAACCTCTTAGTCTATTATCAAGTAAACTAGAAGTTACAACACCTGAAGTGTATACCGAGCAGGGTGTTCCAGTTATGGCGGATGGGACCGCTATTATTAAAATCGGAGGTTCCATTTCAGAAATTGCAACTGCAGCTGAGCAGTTTTTAGGGAAATCTAAACAGGACAGAGAAAATGAAGCAAAAGAAGTATTAGAAGGTCATCTTCGCTCCATTTTAGGGTCAATGACAGTTGAGGAAATATATAAAAATAGAGATAAGTTCTCGCAAGAGGTACAACGTGTTGCGTCGCAGGATTTAGCAAAAATGGGTCTTATTATAGTTTCTTTTACAATCAAAGATGTTCGAGATAAAAATGGTTATTTAGATTCTCTAGGTAAGCCAAGAATCGCACAAGTTAAGCGTGATGCGGATATAGCTACAGCAGAAGCAGAAAAGGAAACACGTATTAAACGTGCAATGGCTTCGAAGGAAGCTCAAAAAGCTGAAATTGAACGAGCAACGGAAATCGCAGAAGCAGAAAAAGACAATCTGTTAAAGGTTGCAGAATACCGACGAGAGCAAGACATTGCTAAGGCACGTGCCGACCAAGCCTATGAGTTGGAGACGGCAAGGTCTAAGCAAGAAGTAACAGAGCAGGAAATGCAAATTCAAATTATTGAACGTCAAAAGCAAATTGAGCTTGAAGAGAAAGAGATATTGCGTCGTGAAAAGCAATATGATTCAGAGGTAAAGAAAAAGGCAGATGCAGACCGTTATGCTATTGAACAAAATGCTGCTGCATCCAAGTCTCGTGAAATGGCAGAGGCAGATGCAGAAAAATATCGCATTGAGGCAAAAGCGAAAGCAGATGCAGAAAAAGTACGTTTAGACGGTTTAGCAAAAGCTGACTCGCAACGTGCGCAAGGTGAATCAGAAGCAGATATAATTCGACTGAAGGGACTTGCAGAAGCTGAAGCTAAACAAAAAATTGCTGAAGCGTTTGATCTGTATGGGCAAGCTGCAGTTCTAGATATGGTTGTTAAAATGCTACCAGAATATGCTAAACAAATTGCTAGTCCACTTTCAAATATCGATAAGATAACTGTAGTAGATACTGGTGGAGGAGAAGGCGGAGGTGCCAATAAGGTTACCTCATACGCTACAAATCTTATGTCTACCCTACAAGAAACTTTAAAGGCTTCCTCAGGAATTGATGTGAAGAATATGCTAGAAAACTATGCTGGAAAGGGTAATATAAGACCGAGCATTGAGCAATTGACACAGGAAGTGAAAAAAGCGAACGAAGAAACAAAAGTACGCGAGGTACAAGAGGTATAA
- a CDS encoding MMPL family transporter has translation MKFLANLVTRHYKVTLGVWIILFVALAFFALRLPSLLEGDGFKMDGEHQQVMDELTETFDLPAETLFIVFDQTSDQTIQDTLDDIENLKIVKDIQSPLEDSTLYKENVSYAMLHFNTDTENMSEVVDDIRQSIGNEKGVTLTGAAAINKDINTASQKDLASAEAIGLPIALVVLLLAFGSVVAALVPIAVGIVTVVSALGVMTFFGEAMDLSIFVLNIVPMLGLALSIDFALLLINRYKEELTEKSVVEAVQVSIKTAGRSIIFSALCVFIGLGAMFVLEVEIFQNIALGGMLVVAMAVLGSITLLPALLMVLGDRINKWTILRVKPGASTKWRNFASFVMKRPVTLIIVAFVLLGIGIIPVKEMTLTIPSVESLPKDYDSRQAYEVMEDEFNMGDQSTIYVVADRPGGWENTDGLNTMKNLEEQLLKDPDVKSVDTVFSASEIPTVEQWEQSMLIPEVSGQLTPLLDTFVQGDKLMIPVTLGLNGSSDEAQDWAREWADKDVGTDILLGGQPKFNQEIFDEIFDKVGILLGIILGSTFIILTIAFRSVLIPLKAIIMNVIGLASTFGILVYIFQYGHFGLEETTIALIIPVIVFSLVFGLSMDYEVFLISRIQEEYMKHHNNTKATVDGLTSTSKIITSAALIMIVITGAFAFTEVMPVKQIGIGIAIAVAIDASIIRLLLVPSLMKLFGKWNWWLPFRKGPYKAKNFH, from the coding sequence ATGAAATTTTTAGCTAACCTGGTGACACGCCATTATAAAGTCACTTTGGGAGTTTGGATCATCCTGTTTGTGGCTCTTGCTTTTTTTGCATTACGTCTTCCATCTTTATTGGAGGGTGACGGCTTTAAAATGGACGGAGAACACCAGCAAGTAATGGATGAGCTAACTGAAACCTTTGATTTACCAGCCGAGACACTCTTCATCGTATTCGATCAAACATCCGATCAAACAATACAAGATACGTTAGATGATATAGAAAACTTAAAAATAGTGAAAGATATCCAATCACCCTTGGAGGATTCTACTCTCTATAAGGAAAATGTATCATACGCAATGTTGCACTTTAACACGGATACCGAGAACATGTCAGAGGTAGTTGATGACATTCGTCAATCTATCGGAAACGAAAAGGGTGTCACTTTAACTGGGGCTGCCGCCATCAATAAAGATATTAACACGGCAAGCCAAAAGGACTTGGCTAGTGCAGAAGCAATCGGTCTTCCAATAGCATTGGTCGTTCTGCTCCTTGCATTTGGAAGTGTAGTTGCCGCTTTGGTACCAATTGCTGTGGGTATTGTCACAGTAGTTTCAGCACTTGGAGTCATGACATTCTTTGGCGAAGCCATGGATTTATCTATTTTCGTCCTTAACATAGTTCCAATGCTCGGGCTTGCGCTAAGTATTGATTTTGCTTTATTACTAATTAATCGTTATAAAGAAGAGCTTACCGAAAAGTCCGTTGTAGAGGCTGTCCAAGTCTCTATAAAAACAGCTGGTCGCTCTATTATTTTCTCTGCACTTTGTGTATTTATTGGACTTGGAGCCATGTTTGTATTAGAAGTAGAGATCTTTCAAAATATAGCTCTTGGTGGTATGCTTGTCGTCGCTATGGCAGTATTGGGATCCATTACCCTATTACCAGCCTTACTGATGGTATTAGGTGATCGTATTAATAAATGGACTATCTTGCGTGTGAAGCCTGGTGCCTCTACCAAGTGGAGAAACTTTGCCTCCTTTGTGATGAAGCGACCTGTTACTTTAATCATTGTAGCTTTTGTGTTGCTCGGGATAGGTATAATCCCGGTAAAAGAAATGACATTAACCATCCCATCAGTAGAATCTCTACCTAAGGACTATGATTCCCGTCAAGCTTATGAAGTGATGGAGGATGAGTTTAATATGGGGGACCAGTCTACGATTTACGTGGTGGCTGATCGACCAGGTGGCTGGGAAAATACAGATGGCCTAAACACTATGAAAAATTTAGAAGAGCAGCTTTTGAAGGATCCTGATGTTAAATCAGTAGATACTGTCTTTTCGGCTAGTGAAATACCTACCGTCGAACAGTGGGAGCAAAGCATGTTGATTCCAGAGGTTTCAGGTCAGCTCACCCCACTATTGGATACCTTTGTCCAAGGTGACAAATTAATGATTCCAGTTACATTAGGACTTAATGGCTCATCTGATGAAGCACAGGATTGGGCAAGAGAATGGGCTGATAAAGACGTTGGCACAGATATTTTATTAGGTGGTCAACCTAAGTTTAATCAAGAAATATTTGATGAAATTTTTGATAAGGTCGGGATATTGCTAGGAATAATATTGGGCTCTACCTTTATCATTTTAACCATCGCCTTCCGTTCCGTGCTTATACCTTTAAAAGCAATTATTATGAATGTAATTGGTTTAGCCTCCACGTTTGGCATACTTGTTTATATATTTCAGTATGGCCATTTTGGTTTAGAGGAAACGACCATTGCCTTAATAATTCCAGTCATTGTTTTCAGTTTAGTCTTTGGGCTAAGTATGGACTATGAGGTATTCCTCATCTCCCGTATTCAAGAGGAGTATATGAAACATCACAATAATACGAAAGCAACTGTAGATGGATTAACCTCCACTAGTAAAATAATTACCTCTGCAGCATTAATTATGATTGTTATCACCGGTGCATTTGCCTTCACAGAGGTTATGCCAGTCAAGCAAATTGGTATCGGAATAGCTATAGCCGTGGCTATCGATGCTTCAATTATCCGCTTACTATTAGTTCCAAGCTTGATGAAACTTTTTGGTAAATGGAACTGGTGGCTACCTTTTAGAAAGGGACCTTACAAAGCGAAAAACTTCCATTAA
- a CDS encoding DUF47 family protein — protein sequence MISSKKQDPFFLSLLKIAENVREATHYADDFRINNASDLKEISLHLKNYETAGDTLIHELIVMLNKSFMTPIEREDILELAIRMDDILDGIDNFTAHLEMFTLVEIDESMRTFLGYIVKSTDEIVKAMELLAQKKLLKMHEHSILIKDYERKCDEVLRTSIKQLFLNEKDPIRIIQFKDIYEQLEDIADYCQNVANTLETIIMRNA from the coding sequence ATGATTAGCTCAAAAAAACAAGATCCTTTTTTCCTATCCCTTTTAAAGATAGCTGAAAACGTACGTGAAGCCACTCATTATGCAGATGATTTCCGTATTAATAACGCTTCAGATTTAAAAGAAATTAGCTTACACCTTAAGAATTACGAAACAGCTGGGGATACATTAATCCATGAGTTGATTGTTATGTTAAACAAATCATTTATGACTCCAATTGAACGTGAGGATATTCTGGAACTAGCTATCCGAATGGATGACATTCTAGACGGAATTGACAATTTTACGGCACATCTTGAAATGTTCACATTAGTTGAAATTGATGAGTCAATGCGTACATTCCTAGGCTATATTGTTAAAAGTACGGACGAGATTGTAAAAGCGATGGAGCTATTAGCTCAGAAGAAATTGCTTAAGATGCATGAACATTCCATTCTAATCAAGGATTATGAACGTAAATGTGATGAGGTGCTTCGTACTTCCATTAAGCAGCTTTTCTTAAACGAAAAAGATCCGATTCGTATTATTCAATTTAAGGATATTTACGAGCAATTAGAAGATATCGCAGATTATTGTCAAAACGTAGCAAATACGCTTGAAACAATTATTATGCGTAACGCGTAG
- a CDS encoding alpha/beta hydrolase produces the protein MMKHLFFPGENSSRPTLLLLHGTGGNEHDLVGLGKEIDSSANILSVRGNVLENGMPRFFKRLAEGVFDLEDLQARTEELKSFLDEAAQTYKFDRDQVVAIGYSNGANIAGNLLFEYKDVVKGAILHHPMVPRRGVEIPVMSGTSVFIGAGKNDFMCPAAESEELKDLLQNAGASVEMHWHEYGHQLTQSEVQAAKEWYQAKF, from the coding sequence ATGATGAAGCATTTATTTTTTCCAGGGGAGAATTCTTCGAGACCGACCTTATTGTTATTGCATGGTACAGGTGGTAATGAGCATGATTTAGTTGGACTAGGGAAAGAGATAGACAGCTCAGCTAATATTCTGAGTGTGCGAGGGAATGTGCTAGAAAACGGAATGCCTCGGTTTTTTAAACGTCTTGCGGAAGGGGTTTTTGATCTCGAGGACCTGCAGGCTCGTACAGAGGAATTAAAAAGCTTCCTAGATGAAGCAGCTCAAACCTATAAATTTGATCGTGATCAAGTAGTAGCGATTGGTTATTCTAATGGAGCTAACATTGCAGGGAACCTTTTATTTGAATATAAGGATGTCGTAAAAGGTGCGATTCTCCATCATCCGATGGTGCCGAGGCGTGGAGTAGAGATACCAGTCATGTCAGGTACTTCGGTGTTCATAGGAGCAGGAAAGAACGACTTTATGTGCCCGGCAGCTGAATCTGAAGAACTGAAGGACTTATTGCAAAATGCAGGCGCTAGTGTGGAGATGCACTGGCATGAATACGGTCATCAGTTAACACAAAGCGAAGTACAAGCTGCAAAGGAATGGTATCAAGCGAAATTCTAG